The Nitrosopumilus sp. genome includes a region encoding these proteins:
- a CDS encoding Fur family transcriptional regulator, producing MQQLEQIVESLRDDGCRITPQRMAIVDYLLKTEDHPSADLIHKIVRKKYPMVSLSTVYKTLDLLKEKKLVNEIEVDGEARFDAHTNEHINMVCVICGKIDDVDEETLKDIKIKASKKSKFLILKSNFELHGYCNSCKSKINSF from the coding sequence ATGCAACAGTTAGAACAGATCGTTGAATCATTGAGAGATGATGGATGCAGAATAACACCTCAGAGAATGGCAATAGTAGACTACCTATTAAAAACAGAAGATCATCCAAGTGCAGATCTAATACACAAGATTGTAAGAAAAAAATACCCAATGGTTAGTCTATCTACAGTATACAAAACACTTGACTTACTCAAAGAAAAGAAACTAGTTAATGAAATAGAAGTAGATGGAGAGGCTAGATTTGATGCACATACAAATGAACATATCAATATGGTATGCGTGATATGTGGTAAAATTGACGATGTAGATGAAGAAACTCTGAAAGATATTAAAATCAAAGCTAGTAAAAAATCAAAATTTCTAATTTTAAAAAGTAATTTTGAATTACATGGTTATTGTAACAGTTGTAAATCAAAGATAAATTCCTTTTAG
- the rnhB gene encoding ribonuclease HII translates to MQICGIDDAGRGPMLGPLVIAGISLDKKNIKELNALGVKDSKKLTPKLREVLYKKIINTVDDYYITKISPKSIDASVKKHCLNDLEAKYMAKVVSKLNPDISYVDSCDVNPTRFGKEISKLSDNHKIKSYHRADSRFVVVSAASILAKVTRDRAIMRLKKEHNLGSGYPSDSVTVKFVTKYYKTNQEMPKFVRKSWKPVQKIIENN, encoded by the coding sequence GTGCAAATTTGTGGAATAGATGATGCAGGACGTGGTCCTATGTTGGGTCCCTTGGTGATAGCTGGAATATCATTAGATAAAAAAAATATAAAAGAACTAAATGCTCTGGGTGTAAAAGATTCAAAAAAACTTACCCCAAAATTACGAGAAGTGCTTTACAAAAAAATTATCAACACTGTTGATGATTATTATATCACAAAAATTTCTCCCAAATCCATTGATGCTAGTGTAAAGAAACACTGTCTAAATGACTTAGAAGCTAAATACATGGCAAAAGTAGTTTCAAAATTAAATCCTGATATTTCATATGTTGATTCATGCGATGTTAATCCTACTAGATTTGGAAAAGAAATTTCTAAATTATCTGATAATCATAAGATAAAATCATATCATCGTGCAGATAGTAGATTTGTTGTAGTTTCTGCAGCATCAATTCTGGCAAAAGTCACTAGAGATAGAGCAATTATGAGATTAAAAAAAGAACATAATTTGGGCAGTGGATATCCATCTGACTCTGTAACTGTGAAATTTGTTACAAAATATTATAAAACAAATCAAGA